The Niabella beijingensis genomic interval CCTCAAAATGCTTTTCGGGATAGGCCGCAACCCCGATGCAAAAATCTGTTTTCTGCGAATTTTTAAGATCCTCTTCCAGGTAGACGCCGTTGTTCAGGTCCACCACCTGTTTTAAGAGATCGATGGCATAAGGGTGGCCATCGGGTTGCGGGATAAAAGCCGTTTCATTTTTGGCCGCATCGCCACGCAAAACCAGTACATTATCAATGCCCAGGTAATTCAGGTTGATCAGCGCATCCTCGGTTTCACTAACACTGAATCCGCCACAGATCAGGTGCGGAACGGTGTCTACATTGTATTTATTCATAATAGCGGCACAGATGCTTTCTGTTCCCGGCCGCTTGCGTACGATCACCTTTTTAAAACTCCCGTCTGCATTTTTTTTGAAAATATGCTCGCTTCTGTGGTAGGTGACATTGATGAAAGCAGGTTTGTACTCCATTAAAGGATCCAAATGGTCGTAAAGCGCTTCAATGCCCTTTCCTTTCAGCGGGGGAAGTATTTCAAAAGAGATCAATGTATCTTTTGCATTCTTAATATGGTCGATCACCTTCATAGGCTGCAAAACTAATGGAAAGATGCCAGTAATGAACGGCTGTTGCGATTAGCTGTCGGCCGTTAGCCATTAACTGTCAGCCATCCGGCCCGGGACTTCAGATTTGGGTGTCATTATTTAACGAAGCCCACAGCAAATAATGTGGAAGCTTTCTTATTTTTGCCAGATATGTTGATGAAAATACATACCAGGGACCTGGTGAAGCGCTACGGGGAGCGTACCGTGGTGAATCATGTTTCCTTTGAAGTAAACCAGGGAGAGATCGTGGGTTTGCTGGGACCGAACGGTGCCGGTAAAACCACCTCGTTTTACCAGGTGGTAGGGCTGATAAAGCCTGATGAGGGGGATGTATTTTTAAACGACCAGAACATTACCAAGCTGCCCATGTACAAAAGAGCGCAGATGGGCATCGGCTATCTGCCGCAGGAAGCATCTGTTTTCCGGAAACTGAGCGTGGAAGATAATATTGCCGCTGTGCTGGAAATGACCCGGCTTCCCAAGGCGGAACAAAAAGAAAAGCTGGAATCACTTCTGGCTGAGTTCCGCCTGGGGCACGTACGCAAAAGCAATGGCGATGTGTTGAGCGGTGGTGAACGGAGACGGACCGAAATAGCCCGGGCGCTGGCTGTAGACCCGAAATTCATCCTGCTGGATGAACCGTTTGCGGGGATCGACCCGATCGCTGTGGAGGACATTCAAAGTATTGTTGCCCGTCTGAAATATAAGAATATCGGTATCCTGATAACGGATCATAATGTGAACGAAACCCTTTCCATTTGCGACCGGGCCTACCTGCTGATTGACGGAAAAATATTTGAACGGGGAACTGCCGAAGAACTGGCCGCCAACGAACAGGTACGCCGGTTGTACCTGGGACGGAACTTTGAACTGAAGCGGAAAGATTACCTGCATGAAGAGGCCTTTCAAAATGCCAGCAAATCGGCATCTTCTTCCGAATGATTTACAAACCACTGAAGTATTAAGCTTCTTCTTCCGGTTCTTCCAGTTTATTGTCTTTTGAAAATTGATTCCGGTATTCCGTAAACTTGCTGATGACCATATCAATCTGCTCCATTGCCGCATCAATATTCTCATGCACTTCGGGGAGGCTTTGATCCAGTAATCCCACCCCCAGATTGATGTTCTCCGCTTCGATCTGGGAGATCTTTTTCAGTACAGAAGTTTCGCTGTTTTTCAGATCGTCCAGTTCCCGCAGGATCTTGTCCATTGCGGTTAATTTTTCTCTTTTGTCCATAGTCCTGTTTTTAATGGTGAATGATTGAAGGAAATGCATTAACTCCTTAAAACAGAATCAAACATTGTGCAAGACTATCATTTTGCATATGCTTTTGCGTTTCTTTTACACATAGGATGAATTCCGGTGCAAAAAAATGGAATAAAAAGGCTAATTATCTAAAAAAAGGTCGGTATATAGCGGACCCCCGGGGTTAATAGCATAGTTATCAAAGCTGGCGATCCCTTCCGCTTCTAATACTTCTTCATCCAGGAAACAATTGCCGGTGCAGCTGCCTGCTTGCTTTTGCAGTATATAAAATGCGGCATCGGCAACGATCTGGGGGGTACGGCTCATATTAGCCAGGGCCTGTCCTCCCAGCAGGTTGCGCACGGCGGCGGTGTCAATGGTGGTTTTGGGCCACAATGCATTTGCGGCAATGGGAATTGTTTTGAATTCCGCTGCCCAGCCCAGTGTAAGCAGGCTCATATTGTATTTGGAAATGGTATAGGCAATATGGGGGCCCAGCCATTTGGGGTTGAGGTTGATTGGTGGCGACAGGGTTAAAATATGCGCATTGGCCGACTTTTTCAGATGGGGCAATGCTGCCTGTACCATTAAAAAGCTTCCTCTTACATTGATTTCCTGCATCAGGTCATATCTTTTCTGAGGAGTGGAGGCTGTATCTGTTAAGGAGATGGCAGAAGCATTGTTCACCACAACGTCGATGCCGCCAAAAGCGGTAACAGCTTCAGCCATTACTTTTTTCACCTGCTCCTCCTCCCTTACATCACAGGCTACCGGCAGCGCTTTTCCACCGGCCGCCTCAATTTCTTCAGCAGCGGAATAAATAGTGCCGCCCAGTTTTTCATTTTCCACTACGGATTTGGCAGCAACCACAATATTGGCGCCGGCCGCGGCCAGTTTTAAAGCAATGGCTTTTCCGATGCCGCGGGTGGCCCCGGAAATAACAACGGTTTTGTCTTTAAAAATCATAATGAAAAATACAAAATCAGCGGCACTCTATTGTAAAAGGCGGGAAGAATCTTTAATAAACATTAAACGCGCAGCGATAGTGGTCACCGTTTTGGAGCGCCGGCTGAATCAGGGGCTGTTACTTTGCCGGTTGAATCAGGGGTTGTGGTTTTGCCGGCCGAATCTGTTGCTCCAGCAGATGGTTTTTGTCCCGGAAGGCCGTCTGACAGGCTTGTTCCGCGACCGTGCCCGTTCAGAAAGGTG includes:
- the lptB gene encoding LPS export ABC transporter ATP-binding protein; the protein is MLMKIHTRDLVKRYGERTVVNHVSFEVNQGEIVGLLGPNGAGKTTSFYQVVGLIKPDEGDVFLNDQNITKLPMYKRAQMGIGYLPQEASVFRKLSVEDNIAAVLEMTRLPKAEQKEKLESLLAEFRLGHVRKSNGDVLSGGERRRTEIARALAVDPKFILLDEPFAGIDPIAVEDIQSIVARLKYKNIGILITDHNVNETLSICDRAYLLIDGKIFERGTAEELAANEQVRRLYLGRNFELKRKDYLHEEAFQNASKSASSSE
- the metF gene encoding methylenetetrahydrofolate reductase [NAD(P)H], whose protein sequence is MKVIDHIKNAKDTLISFEILPPLKGKGIEALYDHLDPLMEYKPAFINVTYHRSEHIFKKNADGSFKKVIVRKRPGTESICAAIMNKYNVDTVPHLICGGFSVSETEDALINLNYLGIDNVLVLRGDAAKNETAFIPQPDGHPYAIDLLKQVVDLNNGVYLEEDLKNSQKTDFCIGVAAYPEKHFEAPNMETDMAYLKAKVDAGADYIVTQMFFDNAKYYAFEDACRKAGITIPIIPGLKPVYTLKQLNVLPKTFHIDLPTDLSKEMMKCRSNEDVEKVGTEWLLMQSKDLKKNGVPVLHYYTLGRPQIISNVVKEL
- a CDS encoding SDR family oxidoreductase, yielding MIFKDKTVVISGATRGIGKAIALKLAAAGANIVVAAKSVVENEKLGGTIYSAAEEIEAAGGKALPVACDVREEEQVKKVMAEAVTAFGGIDVVVNNASAISLTDTASTPQKRYDLMQEINVRGSFLMVQAALPHLKKSANAHILTLSPPINLNPKWLGPHIAYTISKYNMSLLTLGWAAEFKTIPIAANALWPKTTIDTAAVRNLLGGQALANMSRTPQIVADAAFYILQKQAGSCTGNCFLDEEVLEAEGIASFDNYAINPGGPLYTDLFLDN